GGTCGATGGCATCAGTGTCTCCTTCGTCGAAAATGCCGAGGATCTGCACAACGCCCGCCACCTGGCTGCGGAACTGGGCTATGCACCCTTTCTGGTGGCCAAGATCGAACGCCAGCGGGCAGTGCGCCATCTGCCAGAGATCCTGGATGCCTGTGACGGCATCATGGTAGCGCGGGGGGATCTCGGCGTAGAAACGCCCATTCCGAGCATTGCCCGGCAACAGAAACGCATCATCCATCAGGCCCGGGAGGCTGGCAAAGCGGTGATCACCGCCACCCAGATGTTGGAATCCATGGTACAGAACGCTCGTCCGACCCGAGCCGAGGTGACGGATGTCGCCAATGCCATTCTCGATGGCAGTGATGCGGTAATGCTCTCGGAAGAATCGGCCATGGGACAATATCCCGTGGACAGCGTGCGCATGATGGCCCGTATTGCCCGGGATATCGAAGGGTCGGAATTCTCCCCGCGCGGGCTGCCTTGCCCCAAAGGCAGCAACGTAGCCGTGGAGGCCGTGATTGCCTGCGATGTGCGCTCGGCAACCCAGATGCTGCGGCCGATCTTCATTGTCACCCCCACAGAAACCGGCGCCACGGCGGCACGCATCGCCCGCCTGCGTCCTGACGCCTGGATCCTGGCCCCCAGCCGCCATCCGGAAACCTGTCAACGCCTCTGTTTCTACGCCGGCGTCTACCCCCTCGATTTGGATCCGGGCAGTGACGGGTGGGAACCTGCTGTGCGCAGCTGGCTGGCAGAACAGGGCTGGCGGCAGGGGCGCATCCTCCTCACCCAGGGACCGAGCCTGGGTCACCCGGGGGGCACCAATCGTCTCGAGGTCATTGACCTCGCCATCCCGGAATACCCCGTCTACAGCAATGGAGATGCCCATGGAAAGCCTGATTGAAGACATCATCGCCCGCGAGATTCTGGATTCTCGCGGTAATCCCACC
The window above is part of the Acidithiobacillus acidisediminis genome. Proteins encoded here:
- the pyk gene encoding pyruvate kinase, yielding MGLLPRHKSKIVCTIGPASDKAAVLEAMIRAGMTVARINLAHGDIVEHRQRIRRIRSAAERVGKRVAILADLPGPKIRIGQLPQAIILKKGERVTLGPGAYATGNGATQIPLELPELARPLRRGDDIFLADGFLHLRVEAHGPDNTIHCRVVIGGELRSHKGVNLPGLMLAGSALTQQDRELLRAILPCGVDGISVSFVENAEDLHNARHLAAELGYAPFLVAKIERQRAVRHLPEILDACDGIMVARGDLGVETPIPSIARQQKRIIHQAREAGKAVITATQMLESMVQNARPTRAEVTDVANAILDGSDAVMLSEESAMGQYPVDSVRMMARIARDIEGSEFSPRGLPCPKGSNVAVEAVIACDVRSATQMLRPIFIVTPTETGATAARIARLRPDAWILAPSRHPETCQRLCFYAGVYPLDLDPGSDGWEPAVRSWLAEQGWRQGRILLTQGPSLGHPGGTNRLEVIDLAIPEYPVYSNGDAHGKPD